In the genome of Arachis stenosperma cultivar V10309 chromosome 6, arast.V10309.gnm1.PFL2, whole genome shotgun sequence, the window AACCAAAGTTCCTATTTTGAGGATTAATGGGAAAAAGTGAAATGGTGGGTTGGTGAAGAACAAAGCTCGAGATTTGACCTAGGAGAGAGCAACtcagcaacatgcaaggagatacaAAAGAAGATCTCACACCATTCAGAAACCAAGGAGAGATAACCAATGTTCTTGATGTGTATGTTCTGAGAAGAGCTCTTTGAAGAAGTTCATCTAATTGGACAGTGTTTCCTAGTCAAAGGAACATTTTGCTGaatgaagaactgaatcagagGCTAGCAAATCTAGTttatcacatagcaaagaggtTGTTGAagagtcaatctccttcatgttttacatattgtaattttctttttaatgtttatctttctgtaatttctagAGTGAAAAGGCATAATGAGagagctcaagtaaaagccaaTGAGTGGAAAGaggctgagtgatacacttgagagaaaagcctgaagttatttcagatttctttaggtaaGTCTAtctcttgtatcttgtacctgtgaggtatccctttcttagttgggttagcactaagagtgaagagtTAAGTATTAACATAGCCAAAGTCAAGTAAGGCTAGAACTTGAGTGTAAAAGAATTGTGTCAATCCTGTGGAATTGGTTTATGTAATACTTTAGCTGTAGTGGAAATTCCACCATtgttgtggtggagactggacATAGGTTGCATAGTACAAGGCAACCGAATCAGGATATATGATGGTGTCaacttttctcttctctgctctGTTCcattttctgatattcatgagacaaaataaaattgtgtCATAAATTTTTCactgctgagttcaaacagattCAGATTGCAAGTTTGTTTTAAAGGGTTAAGTTTATTAAAGTAAAAGAaggtcatagattcaaccccccttttCTAAGCCTTCTACAACCTTCACATATATTTTAACTCAGGCAAGTATTGTATTCTTTTCAAACATGGGGTGAGTGCATCATCATCCTGCAGGACGCTGCGTACTACTTCGAGTCATGAGCATATGGAGAGCCAGTAGGTAGGTGCTTCTGTGATTTCCACACATGGTATGGGATTGAGATCTGGAAGTTGGTGGAGCGGCTACTTGGTAATAGGCCTCCTGTAATTCAGCGGCAGGGTGCGCAGAGGAAGAAGTCTTTCTCCTTTTTTAAGTTGACATGGCTTCGGAAGCGACTCTGGTAGATGCCCTTTGCTGATGATCCAGAAACCCTTCAACAGTACACGAGGTGCTACATTATATTGTTGATTAGGGGTTACTTGATGACTGACAAGTCAAACAATCAGGTCCATCTCTATTGGCTGCCATTCCGTGATGACTTTCAGAGGTGTCATTTTCTGTCTTGAGGTTCTGCGGTGCTTGTATGCACGTACCACTTTCTATGCTCTACAGCACATCGAGCCAGGACAGACATTGCAGGATGCACTCGGCTGCTAGTCTCTTGGATATACCAAAGATTTCCTCAGTGGTATCCACCCAACGATAGATTTATACGTATCCCATGGCTGCGAGGTAAATGTGATTTATAGTTTTCTTCATCTTCGTTTATGTAATTCGATATGATATGAAATAAATTGAGTCTTTGTTATTCTTGCGAGTGTCCACAGGTTGACAGGTATGGTGCAGCAGTGTCAGAACCAACATGAGAAAAGAGTCTTCTGATGGCGTCTGAAGTTGGATCAGTTACAGTTAGATGAGGCAAGcgagcttttttttttgtccaGTTACCAAATTTTGAATTAAGTATCCTGTGTTACTACCTGCTACTGATGATTATCATACATATTACGTTGTAGTTCTTGTGGACATCGTATGACGACCTTGTATTGCAGGACCTTTGCCTGTTGTGGTTGAAGGATGAGGTAGAGTGGGGGACATGGATGTCTGTTGTCTCCCTCGTATGCCTTAATATCATTGAGTTTCACCATGAAGATCGGGTGAAACGGTAGTTTGGAAATGAGCAGCCAGTGCCAGAGGTCCCGGTCAAGGTCGACAGGTTTCTAACCTCCACAGGACAGGGCGAGGACTTCTGGTGGCCTACAAAGCTCTGGGAGTGGTATGATCAATTTAGGGATTGGTTTGAGGAGGGACATTAGTCTCCATTCAGCCGTTCACAAACTATCGGCCTATACAAGAGTATTGGGATTGGTACCAGAAGGCCTGCTGCGTTAGACACCTATCCGCCCAGCATGTTCTTGATGACCCCAGGCTATTGGACTTATCAAGTGACGTCCAACCTACTGCCAGCCAGATGGGGGACGTTCTTCACCTTCCCCAGGATGTGCCTGATCATCCTCAGCATTCCAGGGAGGTTCGGGAGAACCCCCGAAGGCCTACCAGGAGAGAGAAGGGTGCCAGAGAGCGCGGAGGGGTACCGAGGGACAGGGTCAAGCCTCACAGGGAGTGCTTGGATTTGGAGTCGGAGAAAAAGTCTAAGTATCACCAACAGGAGGATCACGGTGATATCCCAGATGACCAGGATGACTCACtgcctccaccaccaccaccacctcttTCTCCTCCTCTACCACCACATCCGCCTTCAAGGTCAGGCTCATAGGCATTTTAAGACGATTGAGATGTTGCCCCCATGGTTGGCATGACCTCCAGGCTTCCAGCAGTCATCAGGAGGCATCGATGGTCGATGACATAGAGATCAAGGAGGCATCCATATTCATACTAGCGACCAGCCCACCATGTAGTGCATCGCGGAGTAGTTCAGCACAGGTAGGGAGCAAAGCATGGGACAGCCACAGCAGCATTCATTTGCCCATATGCCCACTACTCTTTGGATTCCATACATTTCTCTGGGTTCTGTCAGAGCATACGGCACACATGTTCGACCCGGTGCTCTGTATGTGACACCGCCTTTGGTGGACTACGGCCTATTGATGATGGCATCCCAGCCGATACATGCACTACCGGTTCCTCCACCTTACCAGCCTTAGTATCAGCGTTTGACCTACTTGGAGAGTTATATTGTCCCACATCATCTGTTGCCATCACACTCGCCTCACCAGCCATAGGATCCCTCTCGTCACCCACAGCCTCTTCTGGACCCACGTCCTAGTAGACCTCAGTGACAGGCACACCTTCCGCCATGTGGCACTGGACATCGGCTGCATTACCCGGGTGATTACCACCGATGATATCGTTATTGGTGTTGTATTTTGTTATTCCACATGTTACTATTGATGTATTTTGAAACattatttatgttatattttgGTACATTATTTTACTTGTATTTTGGTAcactgtttttattttttttatatctatgGTATTTAGTTTGGGTTTTTTTCTTTAGATGTTTTATATAAATGTGGTTATATGTTGAAGTTTAAGCTTTAGAATTCAAATATAACATAAATGCCGTCAACATGGATGACTTAAATCACATAAAATTCTAgtacaaaatattttaagtaAGAATATAACAAAGTGAACAGTGACATGAACTACACAAACAACAACCTCAACTAACACATGCAAAGTAGGGACTCTAAACTAAGCCTCATCCGTGGACTGGTTTGGATAGCCTTTTCGAGTATAACCAGTTTGCCTGCAAAGACCACACCTCTTCTCTTGGTGCTTGCCCTCATCCATCTCATTACGAAACCTAGTTGAAACAGGTTTGCCAGTAGACTTCCTGCGCATGGCAGGATTAGGACAAAGTCGTGTCCCATACCACTCTGGCCAAAGCTTCTTGACTAGTATCGGGAGAAACTCCGCCTCAAACACCTTAAACACAGCTTGCTGCATGTGCACCTGATAGACGTGTGAAACCCATTCGACACTCGAGGTGGTATAGACAGCTAGCGCATGACGACGTGGAAAATGTAGTGACTGAAAAAGGCCACAGTCACATGTGCCCTTCGTCAAGCGAACACGGTACGACCACTATGACCAACCCTCGAAAGGATCTAGCTTCTTATCTAGGAATACTGTGAAGCCCGTTTGTCGTAGTGAGTGATGCGCATCTTTGAGATTCCTTCTCTATTCTTCTCAATGGCAGCAATTAGCCATTGGAAAAATTGATTACCTGCCACTAGCTGTGCATGTGCCTCCCATCACTTCCTGACGAACAACTACTGTAGCCTCTCGTAGGTGCATTAATGATGGGTCAAACGTTGGTGCGGAATTTCCTCAATAGAATTTTGTTGCAAGCATAGTCCCAAACCAATAAACGACTCACAATCAgagtttattttgtttttcacaagtgcaaaccaataaaaatactAAGAGTATTAGATCTCGGGCCATCTCTCAAAAGAACTGTAGTGAGGTGTgcatattattggttatgagtatAAGGGTTTGCAGATAAACAAGCAGGAATTTAAATAACAGGAAAGTAAAGCCGGTAATTGACGAAATATAAATGCTAAAGGGCACTCCTAGCAAGGATTGAGAATCAAAACTTCTTAATCAAGTCATTGACCACAAACACGACGATTGTCTAAAGTTAATCCTATTTTGTCATCTCCACATCGGGAgaaagtcaaataggcatagtcaatcttaatccataagtctTACTCGTCAATGAAAACAAGAACTAAATCACTAATCAGtattggacatcaatgactctTGTGTCACTAACCACGACTTGACAATTATAAGAGCAAACCCAATAAGTTAACCTCAAATTATGAGATAAGTCAACCAGGCTTAATCAACCTCAATCTATAGGTCTTACT includes:
- the LOC130934000 gene encoding uncharacterized protein LOC130934000, with product MGDVLHLPQDVPDHPQHSREVRENPRRPTRREKGARERGGVPRDRVKPHRECLDLESEKKSKYHQQEDHGDIPDDQDDSLPPPPPPPLSPPLPPHPPSRAYGTHVRPGALYVTPPLVDYGLLMMASQPIHALPVPPPYQP